The DNA sequence AGAAAAAACCATTGAGAGAAAAAGGTTGAGAAAAACACTTGAAAAAAAAGTCAAGAGTAATTTCATATTTCTTTtagttgtatttttattttgtataaagtACCTGAGAGGTATCCCTTactaagttgggtaagcacttagtgtGTCTGGTTTAGGTAGTTACGTTACCAAATCAAGTTTATGTTAAAGCTTGATGTGTCTCAGATAGGATTACGTTGAGTCTTAAAAAATTAGTGTATATAATACTTAAAAGATAGTAAAAATTACATACCCAATTACCCAAATGTATTAAGTATCCAAAGGAAGACATACATGAAACATATTACAAATAAATACTAAAAGTTAAAATTAAGTTTCTTATAATCAGTTATCACACAACACGGTTTTCtactttcttggcaccaaagaaCAACAGGTTTATAGTTTATATGTAAACCACACTATCCGTCTGAACATTAATTGAAGAAAACACCAATTGATACGATTAATAAGTTCAAAAGAATTAAATATACAAGTTGAAAAGAAGCTAAGCTCCTTGACGATGTTGCATCCACCAGGTCCATCATAAACCGAATTAACACTTCCTTGGCCTGTTCCGTGAagattttctgaaaatttataCAAGAATATTAGATCCTCAAAAGTCAAAAGTGAAAAATCATACAAAACTGTACACAAATTAAGCTAGGCAACAAACATTTTACCTTGAATATGAACCACCAAATTCTGACTTACTCCCTAGGCTTAGTTTCTTAAATGTTGATGCAGATTCTTCAAGAAGTTCAATCTCAAACAATGCATCATCAATTACTTGACCCAATTTCTTGTCTTTACTAGCATTGTGAAAACAATTTCTTTTCTTAGCATCAAGAACCAGTTTACTCCATATAGACTCACTATTAAACAATGTTGAACCATTGCCAACAATCCAAAGGCAATATCTACAAAAatcaaacaataaattttaatcacCTTATGCATATTCTCATTTATAAATTAAGGTGGTAGTTTAGTTTAACATACCTAGCTCTTGTCAATGCCACATTTGTTCTTTGTCTGTTGGAAAGAAAACCAACTTTTCCAGCACCATTTGCTCTAACTGTTGATATTATGATAATGTCTTCTTCGCCGCCTTGAAAGCCATCGACGGAACGAACACTTAAACTGAAATCAGGATCAGAAACTGAAGTGTAATTCTTAACTTTCTCTTGAATTTCATAAACTTGAGCATTGTAAGGAGATATGATTCCTATGCTAGTTTTCTTCTTTGTCCTCACAAACTctgccaaaaaaaaaatttttgttacacTACTAAGAACACACATAAAAATTAGGTGACATAGTTAATTATACAAGAAAAGGTGAGAAAACATAGCAACCTTTATAGAGGTTTCCAACAATCTCAGAAATAACTGCAGCTTCAACAGTGTTTTTTGTACTATGTCCCAGACCAATTTGTTCTCTGCCTTTAGCTACATTTATGAATGAATAAGAGCCATAGATTTCTCCTTCAAGGAATTTTTTGTTATAGCTTAAATTACTCAAAATTGGAGCATCAGAAAGCTTTCCTTCATAGAACTCTTCACTTGGAAATAAGCTAATTGAAGGACTCATCCTATACTGAATATTCAGCATATGCTTCTCATTTCCTAAAATCACCAACCTTTCAAACAAGCTTCTTCCGAATTCTGTCTTCTCAGCAATCTATAagattttattcaatttaaaaaacattagacacataaaaaattatcaaGATTCAGTAAACAACAATTAAGATCACAAAAGTACTAACTATTTAGAAACAATGCTCAGTACCTTGCTTTTAACCAAGGCCGGAAGTTGTTTCTCGTCGCCGATTAAGACACAATGCCTAAGGCCTGGGAGCTGTAATGGTACGGTTGACTCGCATTCTTTAAGCTGGGCTGCTTCATCAACTACCAGAAATTTCAGTTGTGTCATTCCTTTTGTGAACAACTTTACAGAACTTGATGCTGTACAGAAAATCAGACAAGCATTCGACAAGCAAAATTTCTCAATTCCATGCTTGTCATTAGTCCTTGGAATGAAAACTGATTGAGAAAGTGAAGTTAGTATTCCAACACATAATTCTCTTTCCAGGCTTGGCCACCCCAAGTAGTCAagaatttctttttcttcatttgcttcttcatcatcatcatcactataaTTCAGAGTTTTCCTGTACGGAACATGATTCAAGGAACTTTCAAGGGATCTAAGAAAACCAAAAGCTCTAGTCATTCTCCTCACATCACTGATCTGAATAAAAGATGTTGGCATGTGTGTGTACAAAGTCTGCATACAGAACTCGAGTTTTCCTTTCAATTCCCTGTATTTCTTCTTCACAAATTGATTAAATGTCATTAAGCTTTCAATGAGAGAATGATACTTTTCTGCAATGTCACTGTATTTCATGTTCACAAATTCCTTCAATGTTTTAGAATCACCAAAGAGCCAGTTCCTTATTTTGTATAGGCTATACTGGAATTCAACAGTGCTGTTTTCTTGCTTCACAAAATCTTTGAATGGCATTAGGCCCTCCTCTTTCTGATACAATTTATAGAGCTTCTTAGGTTCCTTAATCAGTTGAATCATTGATTCGATGCTATGTTTCCAACCACTTAGTGGAGCAAAACACTTAACAAGATTATTCACACGATTTTCGAGAAAGATATCTTTAAGGCCAAGATAACTATCAACCTTCATTCTAGAACTATTGCCAAATAGCACTATGTCGCCAAAACCATATGATTCATGCTCAAGTGAATCCTTAACAAGGCTATGCAGCCTCGACGCAACCGCCATCACTGCCGTGTTAGTTGGAGCACATGTTAATGTCCTGACTCTAAGcttcaaaagggaaaacaagatACAAGCCACAGTCTTGGTTTTCCCAGTCCCAGGAGGTCCCCATACAAGGTTAATGGTGCTGTTATGGTGACATTTTGTCATGCTCACACAGCTTGAAACTGCATCTTCTTGTGATTCATTGAGATTCTGAGACTGAATCATATTTCTTATGCTTGAAGTGCCAATAACGTTTAGTTCTGAGGGGCATATTTGACATTTTCTTCCAATCTAGGAACAATAAAGAAAACATGTAACATGTTATTACCTCAGTGTTTTGAGCAATTAAGGGAATGACAGCCTTAGAAGCATTCAGATTATGATAAATTTAAAACAGTCCATATCATGCACTAGATTTATGTAATGTATTTACACCTAGTGAATCATAGAATCTCTAGATACATCAAATACTCATTTGCATAAATCTGTATTTACAAAGTAATTCACCATCAAACCAAAGTTAAAAAATGATATACAATAAACTATAAACATAACCTAAATACACAACCTCAATatacagaatatatatatatatatttttttccctTACCTTCGTGTCAGGTCTTAGCACCTTTTCAATAATGCTCATGTCTGCATCCTCTAGCTGTGAATTCAATGCCTTCCATATCCTAACATTTGTTAGAATGTTCATAAGATGCACAGCATAAAGCTTCTTAACACCACCACTTCTGTCATATTCATTCTTAGTCTCCATGAGCTTGGAGGACAAAATTGGAATTACATTGTCATATGCACGTTTTGGCCTAACAACATAACCAATATGGTAGAAGTTTTTGGGGCTGTTTAAATCATCTATGCATTTTGGTCTAACAGGAGTAAATGCAATAACATCTCCTAACATAAGCTCATATGATTTTCCAATTTCaccaccttcttccacatcaTCTTTATCTacatcatcattatcactagtgTTCACCAATGTTAAGAGATAGAACAAATTCTTAGGAGGTTCGAAGAACTCTTTGTCCATTTTGACAGTCTTGATTTCGCAGAATCGAGCTCTAGACACTCCTTTCAAGCCTGAACATATGTCACTGCGTGTCTCTTCAATCAATGAAGGAACGAATGAGGTCATGTATTCTTTCACAGAATTGAATGTCTCTGGAATCTTAACAACCTGTTAAAAACACTGTTTCTTAAATTCATTTCTTAGCTTCACCAATatgaaaacaaaaagagaaaagactAAAATAACCTTGTGCTTGTAAAGATTATCATTCAGAACATCTTTGAGAGTCCAAGAAAAGACAATATCCAACAAACTGGATTCATCATCATGATCCTCCCTAGTTGTCTTTGACATCCTTTGCTAATTGATGAAGAACAAATCTGAATCAATTTCAAATAATAGCAAGAAAGCAAAACCATTAATCTTCTCTGATAGATATAGTGAAACTATTCATCACTTGTATATGTTAATGTTAATGAAGAATACTTACTAAAATGAATCTGGTTGTTGTAGACTTGTAGCGGTTGATGAATGAAAAAGACCCGGGTAGAGAAATTAAAGGAGCAACTTAAAGGTTAAGATGCAATTAGTAGTAATTATTGGACTATTTTTTTGGAAAATGTTAATTGCTTAATACTACAACACTAAAATCAACTACATTATGTATTTAGTagttttttactaaaaaaaatattagaaaattaatagcatttattattttttactgtagttagtcaataatatttaaaaatataaattaaaaatatattgttgaATTGTTAGTAGTAATTAAAACATTACTTGGCAAATTAAACGGGGGAATGCTTTATTTATTTACGAGGCCTACTTAATTATTGGACtattttcttgaaaaatattaattacttaatactacaaatattaaaaataatattaaaatcagctacaaatattaaaaataatatttgtatgcTAAAATTAGCTACAAATTCAACCCTTGTGTAttgatatatattttgtattttaatctgaattttatactaaGAGAAATAGTACAGAgtcaataaaatttattgtttttgacaATAGccaactaataatatttaaaaatataaactaaaaatatgttgttaaattactaaattaaaagaattgaactaatgactaaaaatattaaccaaaaataataaatttgactaaTATTTCAACTTTTTTTCTTAAACTAGTAGTTATTTTAGTGTATTGTGTATACCTAAAACCTAATATGGTTTATTATTACAATtgcttttatttataatttataatttataataatagttTAATTTATAACTTGTATTTTAtgctattattaatttattattattgttgctgctgcataatATAATCTTGAACAATATTTTTCTCTccgtgtttatttttatttttataatatatatttctcaagacaaaataaaaaaatatgaaactaaaaaaTCTAATACAAAATCgtcagtttatatatatatattaattaattaaataattaattaaaaaaataagtaaaccTACAATAGACAAATAATTCAACTTGtattagtaatataataaaattttggaTTTAACTAATATATTGCCTAAATGTATATGTTAAACATgccaattaaaaaatattatataaaaattaattttcaataaatttattacaataaaagttttaaaatttttattaataatagtattaatattaACATATGCACTAAGACATAATTCGTAATTGAATTTTagtgtatatattatattattattgataattattCATATTGCAAAAGCTCACAACCTAGTAGAACCTTCTTTCCTAAGGCATCTCTTCTCCTTATATGAGTAtctatttagaaaataaattaaaactaatatttttcAATCAATATTTAGTCAACtttattagtttttttagatTCTATTTTCaaggttattaaaataaaaagtaatgctAGTTAACTACTTTTTTCGAtgaaaatcaacaaaatttttagaattatttcgctcatcttaaattttatattttaaattataaacatatAATTCTAAATTTTACATTACAAACATAAattctaatattaattaatatttttaaaagttaatttttttatattttttaaaattatagaggtgaattgttgtttttaTCCCatattttacttttgaatttaaaGTTTAAAAGTGTCCTATGTtgcagaaagagaaaaagaaaaagaaaatccctttcactatttttattttttagtcatCTGCTTAGCCTCTAAGTTTCtttgctttctctctctttttgatACACATTCATATTCCCACCAATGAAAGAAACTAAACAACAGTGCATGAGAAAGCGACCAACTTAAATAACTTGCAATTGACTTGGCGTCAACCTTTGCTACTTTTTCATCTTTGTGTTAGGAGTGACCAACGCATTTCACTACATGTAATAACGAATACTTTTAAATTGAGGTAACGAGAGAAAACCAAATTTATGAGTTAACCTAACACCTCACCACTCAAATTTTGAAGTTTTAGAAGGAATGCATcttgtcacggtaaattttagaaggttaaatttaacagtgtttgtagagttttctagagtatttgagaatgctctagatggttctggaacgttctagaatgtcctagaagttCCTGGAATatcctagaaggttctagaagactctagaagatcatagagtattctagaagagtgtagatgtatatagaagtataaagagtggtatggaataatctagaaacaattggaaagttgtggtaggatagatatttgtaaagaaggttctggatgattaatctggaccgttgattagatttgatcttaaccatccattgaggaggtggatggctataaataggaggtaAGAGTTAGTGTAaggtgtgtgaatcatttgtaaccagagcaataaagtgttcttccaccaaagcttcctttctcttgtattcttagctttcttgctaagtattgagggttaggctgacttggtcttagctcaagaggttgagtaagtccgagtgccggcacaATAgcattggagtgtgtccaaggccgtgacaatttggtatccgagcaaggttcgagagggagcacaagtgatttgtgggtatggcttctagtatcaccatggagcatattgagtctcaaaggggaaggaatgctattccttctcaatggggaggcaagaaggtccgttcttcaagtgagcctagaggtaaggactctaacttcttagaagagagagtttctgTGTTGGAGAAggttctatcctctatggatgagcggttccaaaggatagaacatgataaggagaccctcgaggctca is a window from the Arachis hypogaea cultivar Tifrunner chromosome 17, arahy.Tifrunner.gnm2.J5K5, whole genome shotgun sequence genome containing:
- the LOC112765360 gene encoding helicase SEN1; translated protein: MSKTTREDHDDESSLLDIVFSWTLKDVLNDNLYKHKVVKIPETFNSVKEYMTSFVPSLIEETRSDICSGLKGVSRARFCEIKTVKMDKEFFEPPKNLFYLLTLVNTSDNDDVDKDDVEEGGEIGKSYELMLGDVIAFTPVRPKCIDDLNSPKNFYHIGYVVRPKRAYDNVIPILSSKLMETKNEYDRSGGVKKLYAVHLMNILTNVRIWKALNSQLEDADMSIIEKVLRPDTKIGRKCQICPSELNVIGTSSIRNMIQSQNLNESQEDAVSSCVSMTKCHHNSTINLVWGPPGTGKTKTVACILFSLLKLRVRTLTCAPTNTAVMAVASRLHSLVKDSLEHESYGFGDIVLFGNSSRMKVDSYLGLKDIFLENRVNNLVKCFAPLSGWKHSIESMIQLIKEPKKLYKLYQKEEGLMPFKDFVKQENSTVEFQYSLYKIRNWLFGDSKTLKEFVNMKYSDIAEKYHSLIESLMTFNQFVKKKYRELKGKLEFCMQTLYTHMPTSFIQISDVRRMTRAFGFLRSLESSLNHVPYRKTLNYSDDDDEEANEEKEILDYLGWPSLERELCVGILTSLSQSVFIPRTNDKHGIEKFCLSNACLIFCTASSSVKLFTKGMTQLKFLVVDEAAQLKECESTVPLQLPGLRHCVLIGDEKQLPALVKSKIAEKTEFGRSLFERLVILGNEKHMLNIQYRMSPSISLFPSEEFYEGKLSDAPILSNLSYNKKFLEGEIYGSYSFINVAKGREQIGLGHSTKNTVEAAVISEIVGNLYKEFVRTKKKTSIGIISPYNAQVYEIQEKVKNYTSVSDPDFSLSVRSVDGFQGGEEDIIIISTVRANGAGKVGFLSNRQRTNVALTRARYCLWIVGNGSTLFNSESIWSKLVLDAKKRNCFHNASKDKKLGQVIDDALFEIELLEESASTFKKLSLGSKSEFGGSYSRKSSRNRPRKC